In Pelodiscus sinensis isolate JC-2024 unplaced genomic scaffold, ASM4963464v1 ctg34, whole genome shotgun sequence, the genomic stretch agcctgggggaggagttCTACCGCGAGGCCATTGAGCACTGTCGCAGCTACAATGCCCGGCTGTGCGCCGAGCGCAGCCTGCGCCTGCCCTTCCTCGACTCGCAGACCGGCGTGGCCCAGAACAACTGCTACATCTGGATGGAGAAGACCCACCGGGGGCCAGGTGAGCCGGGCCGGGGGACAcgggccctgctggtgcccctcactcccgccccgcagcccccggccctgccggtgcccctcactcccgccccccggccctgccggtgcccctcactcccgccccccagcccccggccctgccggtgcccctcactcccgccccgcagccccccggccctgccggtgcccctcactcccgccccgcagccccccggccctgccggtgcccctcactcccgccccccagcccccggccctgccggtgcccctcactcccgccctgcggtccctgccagcctggctctgccccctggccctggccctgcctgggcccCTCACTCTGGACCggcacccctgccagcccagctctgccccccaaccctgctgggcccctcactcctgccctgcagcccctgccagcctggccctgcccaggccccacactccagaccacagcccctgccagccttgccttgtccccccagccctgctggtgcccctcacgcTTGTAGCGGAGCCCTGGCGGGAGATGCGGGGGTGTCTTGGGCTCATTTCATgcccccccaggcctggccccagggcagatCTACACGTACCCTGCCCGGTGCTGGCGCAAGCGACGGCGACTGAACATCCTGGAGGATCCTCGGCTGAGGCCTTGTGAGTTCAAGATCGgtaaggagggggggggaggggtgaggtcagggctgggggggatgggtacgagtgggggggcagtgggttgggaatgtgtggggggggagattcACACTGGTGCTGTCAGTGCCTCCCTGTTGTGGCCCCCGGAGCAGGGGTtcttggggggcaggagaggctggggattGGGGGGCTCCAGGGGCCCCCATTCTGTTCTCAGCTCCTTGGCTTCCATGGTAAcactgggggagctctgagccccgacagcttgggggtgggggactcCCCCTAATTGCAGCCCCATGTGCTCGGGCGCCTTGGCTGGCGTTGTCAGGGGGCTCCTGTGGGGTTATTGGGGTCTCCTGAGGTGTCAGGGTGCCCAGGGGTGGGATTTGGGGGGTACGGGGGCTCTGACGTAGTGCACCCCCAGACTGCGAGGCCCCCCTGAAGAAAGAGGGGGGGCTGCCGGAGGGGCCGGTGCTGGAGGCCCTGCTCTGCGCTGAGACCGGGGACAAGAAGACGGAGctgaaggaggaggagctggtgctggactGTCAGGTGAGGGCCcttccccccatcctctccctggACTCCCCCAAGCGCCTTCgggcacccccctgcccccaccccctgcagtggGGCTCCCCCGATCGTGCCCAGCTCTGACCCCCGTCTgtggcagaagcagcagctgggcgAGTTCCCCCACGACCTGGAGGCCGAGGACCCGGAGGACGACATCCCACGGCGCAAGAACAAGGCCAAGGGCAAGGTGGGTCCGGGGGCGAGCGGGGGGGTGGGAGCAAGGCCagtggcggggggcaggcagctcagccagccccctgggaagcccctgccctggggggtggtggggcaggagccgCAACtcaccccattcctgccccccaggcctaTGGGATCGGGGGCATGCGCAAGAGGCAGGACGCCACCTCGCTGGAGGATCGGGACAAGCCCTATGTTTGCGACAGTGAGTGTGGGGAAcggacccaggcgtcctgcagGGCCCTCTCCACTAGGGGGCTCCCAgccggggggggtgaggggggggagaagggacccaggtgtcctgcagggccctctccactgggggctcccagcctgggggggggtgaggggggcgggaagggacccaggcgtcctgcagggccctctccactgggggctcccagcctggggggggtgaggggggggag encodes the following:
- the LOC142823767 gene encoding zinc finger protein neuro-d4-like; the encoded protein is MATAVHNPLKSLGEEFYREAIEHCRSYNARLCAERSLRLPFLDSQTGVAQNNCYIWMEKTHRGPGLAPGQIYTYPARCWRKRRRLNILEDPRLRPCEFKIDCEAPLKKEGGLPEGPVLEALLCAETGDKKTELKEEELVLDCQKQQLGEFPHDLEAEDPEDDIPRRKNKAKGKAYGIGGMRKRQDATSLEDRDKPYVCDICGKRYKNRPGLSYHYTHTHLAEEEGEENAERHTLPFHRKNNHKREPRGCLACDCAVGGRFGGDPLGGRVSAGVGTSPPGVLLLWGVPESPGGSWDGAPQAPCSSQGRVGGS